Genomic DNA from Fusarium keratoplasticum isolate Fu6.1 chromosome 2, whole genome shotgun sequence:
CATTGTATGGAGTATGAGCCTGATGATACCATAATTGCTGAAATAGGTAGTATGAGTGGCGCGAGATGCTTTTGGGAACATGATCAACTCTTGACTCAATATTGGATGTTCGAGCAAGGTTCCTTCGACTGGATTTTGTTGTGACGTTTGTGTGCTGTGTCGACCAACGTCCATATGCGAGTAGGATAGGTGAATGGTCGTCTGCCGTGGCTAGGCTTTCCATACGATATCATCGAAGGAAACAATTTCCCCAGTGTAGGTCTTTGTCTCGTCCTGCTTCTCAACTCTTCCTTTAATGTCGTATCCAGCGAGTTCGAGGATTGCGAGGCGCACCCCCCCCATTCCGGCTCCGTTGCCCATCCGGCGCTGTGTCTCCATCCCGGCTGCCGTAGCATATATACTCGTTATACGGTCCGATCCCTCTCTCCACTTGCCAGGGGCAAGTCTATCCTGCCTTTCTAGCTCCTTTTCGATTTCTTGGGAGAGAGCGAGGCATTCAACCGGCCATTCTTCGCCACATTTGTCCGCCTTGGTGATCACGACTAGAGTCCTCGTGTTTGTTCGAGCAAGTGTCTTGAGCATCCATGTGTCCATCTCATAATTGTCCTTTTCGGCGGGTATCAAAATGATGGCGCCTCGTAGCGTCTTCCTGTGGGTAAGATACTGGACGATTGTCTCGCCCCAATCCGCCTTACTCCTGTATCCATAACCTGGCGTATCCATGAGGATAAGGCTACGCTTGGGGGGAGCATCACCCTTGCGGATGAGCTCGGGAGCGATCTTTGGCCGGGGTCCGACTCCATAGGCATTCATTGTAGTTGTCTTTCCCGCCCGGTGGCTAACTTTGGCGAGATGAAAGTCGCCGACGAGCGAGTTTAGAAAGTGCGACTTGCCAGCGTTGGAAGCCCCGACAATGACAATCTCGGGGATGTGGTCGTTTTCGGCGTGATGGGTATTGGATGCTGCTGAGTAAAGCAGCTCAGTCGACTGCTGAAAGAATTTTGCAGCTGCAGCTTGAGCTGGCTTTTCCTTTTCAATGGCTTGAGCTGACTGAACATTGCCATTCTTGTAACAAATGGACGTTTTCCAAAATAGGACCCGGTTATGACCGCCCATGCCCCGCGAACCCTCCTTGGGTGGTCTGCCATGTCTGGCATTTTCATGATCGAGTGCTATAGATGCGAGAATCCTTTGACCACTTGCCCTTTGGCCACTTTTCCTTTGACCAATTCTCCTTTGGC
This window encodes:
- a CDS encoding EngB-type G domain-containing protein, with translation MGGHNRVLFWKTSICYKNGNVQSAQAIEKEKPAQAAAAKFFQQSTELLYSAASNTHHAENDHIPEIVIVGASNAGKSHFLNSLVGDFHLAKVSHRAGKTTTMNAYGVGPRPKIAPELIRKGDAPPKRSLILMDTPGYGYRSKADWGETIVQYLTHRKTLRGAIILIPAEKDNYEMDTWMLKTLARTNTRTLVVITKADKCGEEWPVECLALSQEIEKELERQDRLAPGKWREGSDRITSIYATAAGMETQRRMGNGAGMGGVRLAILELAGYDIKGRVEKQDETKTYTGEIVSFDDIVWKA